In one Thermanaerovibrio velox DSM 12556 genomic region, the following are encoded:
- a CDS encoding type I restriction endonuclease subunit R — protein MNPTDTSEAGLETLICRALTGSDCMPRPAGTPAVVAEPPAPYGGVGWLPGDPADYDREYCVDLVQLTKFLHSTQPEVAEALDLDSDSPRRRKFLARLQGEVSKRGVVDVLRNGIQHGPHRIELFYATPSPGNDKARALFEQNRFSVTRQLRYSRDEMQRALDLVLFINGLPVFTFELKNSLTKQTVHDAIEQYKRDRNPHEKLFELGRCIAHFAVDDSEVWFCTHLRGKASWFLPFNKGWNDGAGNPPNPQGLKTDYLWREVLTRESLTDILENYAQLVEEKDPRTGKKRRRQIFPRYHQLDVVRKLLADAREHGAGRRYLIQHSAGSGKSNSIAWLAHQLIGVVNNGKPVFDSIIVVTDRRILDQQIRDTVKQFAQVSATVGHAEHSGDLRRFISSGKKIIITTLQKFPFILDEIGSEHRGRRFAIIIDEAHSSQGGRTAAKMHQALAGVDDEEDETFEDRLNRLIEAKKLLPNAGYFAFTATPKNKTLEIFGSPEPQPDGTVKHRPFHSYTMKQAIQEGFILDVLAHYTPVKSYYKLIKKIDDDPEFDVKKAQKKLRRFVEGHEHAIRLKAEIMVDHFHEQVIAKGKIGGQARAMVVTGSIERAIQYFHAFQAYLQERKSPYRAIVAFSGEHEHGGVKVTEASLNGFPSNQIADKIREDPYRFLICADKFQTGYDEPLLHTMYVDKALSGVKAVQTLSRLNRAHPQKHDTFVLDFVNDPETIRKAFEPYYRTTILADETDPNKLHDLKADLDSYEVYAPEQVEELVRLYLGGADRDQLDPILDACVAVYVEHLDEDGQVDFKGKAKAFLRTYHFLSSVLPYSHAPWEKLSIFLEFLVPKLPAPKEEDLSKGILEAIDMDSYRVEKQASMRIALPDADAEIEPIPTAGGGHKPEPELERLSNIIKAFNDQFGNIPWTDADRVRKLITEEIPARVAADSAYQNARKFSDKQNARIEHDKALVRVMTALLQDDTELFKQFSDNDGFRRWLTDTVFALTYE, from the coding sequence GACGCAACCTGAGGTCGCCGAGGCGCTCGATCTCGACAGCGACAGCCCCAGGCGGCGCAAATTTTTAGCGCGCCTTCAGGGCGAGGTGAGCAAGCGCGGGGTGGTGGACGTGTTGCGCAATGGCATCCAACATGGGCCGCACCGCATTGAGCTTTTCTACGCCACCCCTTCGCCCGGAAACGACAAGGCTCGGGCGCTCTTTGAGCAAAACCGCTTTAGCGTCACGCGCCAACTTCGCTACTCGCGTGATGAGATGCAGCGGGCATTGGACTTGGTGCTCTTCATCAACGGCCTGCCGGTCTTCACCTTCGAGCTCAAAAACAGTCTAACCAAACAGACGGTGCACGATGCCATCGAGCAGTACAAGCGCGACCGCAACCCGCACGAGAAGCTCTTCGAGCTGGGTCGCTGCATCGCGCATTTCGCGGTGGACGACAGCGAGGTGTGGTTCTGCACTCATCTCCGGGGCAAGGCCTCGTGGTTTTTGCCCTTCAACAAGGGATGGAACGACGGCGCCGGCAACCCACCCAACCCCCAGGGACTGAAGACCGATTACCTTTGGCGGGAGGTCCTCACCCGTGAGAGCCTGACCGACATCCTCGAAAACTACGCACAGCTCGTTGAGGAGAAAGACCCCAGGACCGGAAAGAAGCGGCGAAGGCAAATCTTCCCCCGTTACCACCAGCTCGACGTGGTGCGCAAACTGCTCGCAGATGCACGGGAGCACGGCGCGGGACGGCGGTACCTCATCCAGCACTCGGCCGGCAGTGGCAAGTCCAACTCCATCGCCTGGCTGGCGCATCAGTTGATCGGCGTTGTGAACAACGGCAAGCCTGTCTTCGATTCCATCATCGTGGTGACCGACCGTCGCATCCTGGACCAGCAGATTCGCGACACGGTCAAGCAGTTCGCCCAGGTGAGCGCCACGGTTGGGCACGCCGAGCACTCAGGAGACCTGCGGCGCTTCATCTCGAGCGGCAAAAAGATCATCATCACGACGCTCCAGAAGTTTCCCTTCATCCTTGATGAAATCGGCAGCGAGCACCGCGGGCGGCGCTTTGCCATCATCATTGACGAGGCGCACTCAAGTCAGGGAGGCCGTACGGCAGCGAAGATGCACCAGGCTTTGGCAGGGGTGGATGACGAGGAGGATGAGACATTCGAAGACCGCCTCAACCGACTGATCGAAGCGAAAAAACTGCTCCCCAACGCCGGCTACTTTGCGTTCACCGCGACGCCCAAGAACAAGACGCTGGAAATTTTCGGATCGCCCGAGCCGCAGCCCGATGGCACGGTCAAACATCGGCCGTTTCATAGCTACACGATGAAACAAGCCATCCAGGAAGGGTTCATCCTGGATGTGCTGGCCCACTACACGCCGGTCAAGAGCTACTATAAGCTCATCAAGAAGATCGATGACGACCCGGAGTTCGATGTGAAGAAGGCACAGAAGAAGCTGCGCCGCTTCGTCGAGGGCCACGAGCACGCCATCCGGCTCAAGGCCGAGATCATGGTGGACCACTTCCACGAGCAGGTAATTGCCAAGGGCAAGATTGGCGGCCAGGCGCGGGCGATGGTGGTGACCGGCAGCATCGAGCGCGCCATCCAGTACTTTCATGCTTTTCAAGCCTACCTTCAAGAGCGCAAAAGCCCCTATCGGGCGATTGTGGCCTTCTCGGGTGAGCACGAGCATGGCGGCGTCAAAGTCACTGAAGCGAGTTTGAACGGCTTTCCTTCGAATCAAATCGCCGACAAAATCCGGGAAGACCCCTATCGGTTTCTGATCTGTGCCGATAAGTTCCAGACCGGCTACGACGAGCCGCTCCTGCACACGATGTACGTGGACAAGGCGCTCTCCGGCGTCAAGGCGGTGCAGACCCTTTCGCGCCTCAACCGCGCCCACCCCCAGAAGCACGATACGTTCGTGCTCGACTTCGTGAACGACCCGGAAACGATCCGCAAGGCTTTCGAACCATACTACCGGACGACGATCCTTGCGGATGAGACCGACCCGAATAAGCTCCACGACCTCAAGGCTGACCTCGACAGTTACGAGGTGTACGCGCCCGAACAGGTGGAAGAGCTGGTGCGTCTCTACCTGGGGGGCGCCGACCGCGACCAGCTCGACCCGATTCTCGACGCCTGCGTGGCCGTCTATGTCGAGCATCTCGACGAAGACGGGCAGGTGGACTTCAAGGGCAAAGCCAAGGCGTTTCTGCGGACATACCACTTTCTTTCTTCAGTCCTCCCATACTCTCACGCTCCATGGGAGAAGCTTTCCATCTTCCTTGAGTTCCTGGTGCCCAAGCTACCGGCGCCAAAAGAGGAAGACCTTTCAAAGGGCATCCTCGAGGCGATTGACATGGATAGCTACCGAGTCGAAAAGCAGGCGAGCATGCGGATAGCGCTTCCCGATGCCGATGCCGAGATCGAACCGATACCCACTGCGGGTGGTGGGCACAAGCCTGAACCAGAACTCGAACGGCTTTCCAACATCATTAAGGCGTTCAACGATCAGTTCGGCAACATTCCGTGGACTGATGCCGATCGGGTGCGCAAACTCATTACTGAGGAAATTCCGGCGCGTGTTGCTGCTGACTCCGCCTATCAGAACGCTCGGAAGTTCTCGGACAAACAAAACGCCCGCATCGAACACGACAAGGCGCTCGTTCGCGTGATGACAGCGCTGCTTCAGGACGATACAGAGCTATTCAAACAGTTCAGCGATAACGACGGCTTCCGTCGCTGGCTGACCGATACGGTGTTTGCGTTAACTTACGAGTAA
- the pglZ gene encoding BREX-3 system phosphatase PglZ — protein sequence MILHHLPRFLARQMGEDRTAKIALIVVDGLAMDQWLVVRDALASRRPGFGFREQAVFAWVPSLTSVSRQATFAGKAPIFFPSSIQTTDKEPALWAQFWADNGLTPNEVVYLKGLGDGNLETVSEALSHPKARFAGLVVDKVDKIMHGMEMGTAGMHNQVRQWAKQPYLNTLIDLLLDRGFRVYLTSDHGNIEAEGCGRPSEGAVADLRGERVRIYPTPALRGKVKERFPAALEWGTVGLPEDFLALLAPARQAFVQEKQRTVSHGGVSVEELIVSLIQIDRTGE from the coding sequence ATGATTTTGCATCACCTCCCGCGGTTTCTTGCCCGCCAAATGGGAGAAGACCGCACCGCCAAGATCGCACTGATCGTGGTGGACGGCCTTGCCATGGACCAATGGCTGGTGGTCCGGGATGCCCTTGCCTCACGTCGGCCCGGTTTTGGATTCCGGGAGCAGGCGGTCTTTGCTTGGGTGCCTTCGCTTACCTCAGTGTCGCGCCAGGCCACCTTCGCCGGCAAGGCTCCCATCTTTTTTCCGAGCAGCATTCAGACGACGGACAAGGAACCTGCGTTATGGGCCCAGTTCTGGGCGGATAATGGCCTTACGCCAAACGAGGTGGTCTACCTCAAGGGGCTGGGCGACGGTAATCTGGAAACCGTTTCCGAAGCGCTTTCTCATCCCAAGGCAAGGTTCGCCGGGCTGGTGGTGGACAAGGTCGACAAGATCATGCACGGGATGGAAATGGGCACTGCCGGGATGCACAACCAGGTGCGCCAGTGGGCCAAGCAGCCGTACCTGAACACACTCATTGATCTGCTCTTGGATCGGGGCTTCCGTGTCTATCTGACCTCTGATCATGGCAACATCGAGGCGGAAGGTTGCGGTCGTCCATCCGAAGGGGCTGTGGCGGACCTGCGCGGCGAACGAGTCCGCATCTATCCCACCCCGGCCCTTCGCGGAAAGGTGAAAGAACGCTTTCCAGCCGCGTTGGAATGGGGTACCGTTGGCCTCCCGGAGGACTTCCTCGCCCTGCTGGCCCCTGCGCGGCAGGCGTTTGTCCAAGAAAAGCAGCGCACTGTGAGCCACGGCGGCGTTTCGGTGGAGGAACTCATCGTCTCTCTGATCCAAATTGACAGGACGGGGGAATGA
- the mgtE gene encoding magnesium transporter, with product MGRAEAKTLERIDDIASFLDRNPNQFLTVIREAHPAAVAEYLSELPFEEALGILRGLDVSRMGEIFSHLDEDMQLRVFQSFSREERVNLLLEMSPDDRADLFKALPEESQTALLPALAQVEREDIRRLASYEEGTAGAVMTSDYATISPEMTAQEAIEHLREIAPDSETIYYTYVVDDQHRLQGFVSLRELILAPKDAKVKDFMKKDPIFVRVDDDQEEAARKIQKYDLIALPVLNDDDVMVGIITHDDALDIITQEQTEDIEKLMAIGGAHGEMPYLKTPAWVHFKNRAAWIVALAALGFVSGMIIHSFESTLMSLMILALYMPMVADTGGNTGSQAATVVVRALALGEITYEDFFKVLFKEFKISLMLALVLGIISWIKVMYLSQGSTIPAGFSLFNIAVAIALALAIQVVSATLVGAVLPMLVHRLGQDPAVVASPALTTIVDITGLIIYFSTAKIILGL from the coding sequence ATGGGAAGGGCGGAGGCCAAGACCCTGGAGAGAATCGACGACATAGCTTCTTTCCTGGATAGGAATCCCAATCAGTTCTTGACGGTTATAAGAGAGGCCCACCCGGCGGCGGTGGCGGAGTATCTGTCGGAGCTTCCTTTCGAGGAGGCATTGGGGATACTGCGAGGACTTGACGTGTCCCGTATGGGGGAGATATTCAGCCACCTGGACGAGGACATGCAGCTCCGGGTGTTTCAGTCCTTCAGCCGGGAGGAGAGGGTTAACCTACTCCTTGAGATGTCCCCCGATGACCGGGCGGACCTCTTCAAGGCCCTGCCGGAGGAGAGCCAGACGGCCCTTCTGCCCGCCCTGGCGCAGGTGGAGAGGGAGGACATAAGGCGCCTTGCCTCCTACGAGGAGGGCACCGCTGGGGCGGTCATGACCTCCGACTACGCCACCATATCGCCCGAGATGACCGCTCAGGAGGCGATCGAACACCTTCGGGAGATAGCCCCGGACAGCGAGACCATATACTACACCTACGTGGTGGATGACCAGCACCGGCTGCAGGGGTTCGTCTCCCTTAGGGAGCTCATCCTGGCCCCCAAGGACGCTAAAGTGAAGGACTTCATGAAGAAGGACCCCATATTCGTCCGGGTGGATGACGACCAGGAGGAGGCGGCAAGGAAGATACAGAAGTACGACCTCATAGCCCTCCCGGTGCTCAACGACGACGACGTCATGGTGGGCATAATAACCCACGACGATGCGTTGGACATAATAACCCAGGAGCAGACGGAGGACATAGAGAAGCTCATGGCCATAGGGGGTGCTCACGGGGAGATGCCGTACCTCAAAACCCCAGCTTGGGTACACTTCAAGAACCGGGCCGCCTGGATTGTGGCCCTTGCCGCCTTGGGCTTCGTTTCGGGGATGATAATCCATTCCTTCGAGTCCACCTTGATGAGCCTCATGATACTGGCCCTTTACATGCCCATGGTGGCGGACACGGGAGGCAACACCGGAAGCCAGGCGGCCACCGTGGTGGTTCGGGCGCTGGCGCTGGGGGAGATAACCTACGAGGACTTTTTCAAGGTGCTGTTCAAGGAGTTCAAGATATCCTTGATGTTGGCCCTGGTCCTTGGGATCATATCCTGGATCAAGGTCATGTACCTGTCCCAGGGTAGCACGATCCCTGCGGGCTTCTCCCTCTTCAACATAGCGGTGGCCATAGCCCTGGCGCTGGCCATTCAGGTGGTTAGCGCCACCCTGGTGGGGGCGGTTCTCCCCATGCTGGTCCATCGGCTAGGACAGGACCCGGCGGTGGTGGCAAGCCCGGCTCTTACCACCATAGTGGACATAACGGGGCTTATAATATACTTCAGCACCGCCAAAATAATCCTGGGATTGTGA
- a CDS encoding PRD domain-containing protein yields the protein MDLKVPKPCPLGGGQVLKIQKVLNNNVVIALHRSGYEAVLVGRGLGFGKHPGDGVEEDSAEKVFVLKDPRERIRYARVLEEVDKPFAALVTQGIAMMEDLLGTTLGERIHWSLTDHLFFAVKRLKEGIAVKNPFLREVEVLYPKEYAAAQAMIRWLSEEIDLPMPEDETAFVALHVHSAMGGESLSQVSRKNNIISQMIKITEESLGFTLNRKSPQYMRLIRHLSFFIDRIEGSMEGDPMDSVEEMMRKEHPIPYGIAAKLCLFLQNALGKPVPRAETVYLTIHIQRLYNSTKHSE from the coding sequence ATGGACCTTAAAGTTCCGAAACCATGTCCCTTGGGTGGTGGTCAAGTGCTCAAGATCCAGAAGGTGCTCAACAACAACGTGGTGATAGCCCTGCACCGTTCGGGGTACGAGGCGGTGCTGGTAGGTCGCGGATTGGGGTTTGGCAAGCATCCAGGGGACGGGGTGGAGGAGGACTCGGCAGAGAAGGTCTTCGTCCTTAAGGACCCAAGGGAACGCATAAGGTATGCCCGGGTTCTGGAGGAGGTGGATAAACCCTTCGCCGCCCTGGTGACCCAGGGCATAGCCATGATGGAGGACCTGCTTGGAACCACCCTGGGGGAGAGGATCCACTGGAGCTTGACGGACCACCTTTTCTTCGCGGTGAAGCGCCTCAAGGAGGGCATAGCGGTTAAGAACCCTTTCCTAAGGGAAGTGGAGGTGCTGTATCCAAAGGAGTACGCCGCCGCCCAGGCCATGATCCGCTGGCTCTCCGAGGAGATAGACCTTCCCATGCCGGAGGACGAGACCGCCTTTGTGGCGTTGCACGTGCACAGCGCCATGGGGGGAGAGAGCCTAAGCCAGGTGTCCCGGAAGAACAACATAATATCCCAGATGATAAAGATCACCGAAGAATCCCTTGGCTTCACCCTAAATCGCAAATCCCCCCAGTACATGAGACTCATAAGGCACTTAAGCTTCTTCATAGACCGTATAGAGGGCTCCATGGAGGGAGACCCCATGGATTCGGTGGAGGAGATGATGCGAAAGGAACACCCCATCCCCTACGGCATAGCGGCTAAGCTGTGCCTCTTCCTTCAGAACGCCCTGGGCAAACCCGTTCCCAGGGCGGAGACCGTATACTTGACCATCCACATTCAAAGGCTATATAATTCCACAAAACATAGCGAATAG
- the ptsG gene encoding glucose-specific PTS transporter subunit IIBC translates to MLKGSFGKLQRIGQALMLPVAILPAAGFLLAVGFSLKSPTVLEMAPFLAGPGWSKLATMMASAGGVVFDNLALLFAVGVAVGLAGLSGVAALASIVCYLVMNATMSAVGGFTVEMVLKGGNPSYALVMGIPTLQTGVFGGILCGLVGAWCYERFYKIELPQFLGFFAGKRFVPIASAFAGFLLGVAMFFLWPFAQKGLNSFSNAIMGSAMPVAVFLFGMIKRLLIPFGLHHIFYAPFWFEFGEYKNLAGEIIRGDIRIFFAQLKDGVPLTAGFFLGGEFPIMMFGLPAAALAMYHNAKPENKKMVAGLLASAALTSFLTGITEPIEFAFLFASPLLYFIHAALDGLSFLLLYIFKVHLGYTFSGGAIDFVLFGIVPGKEKWWLAVLLGLGFAVAYYVIFTFFIRFFDLKTPGREDVSLDSNNGSSSKAPTELAAKVLEALGGAGNLERLDACITRLRISVKDPKVVDKEALKALGATGVMQVDRNFQAIFGTASEAIKEEILHIAGRSEGRRVKVASPMSGKVVDLSEVPDKTFSERMVGEGFAVIPTDGLVVSPVDGKVTLVFPTMHAVGITSNEGLEVLVHVGIDTVKLNGEGFKALVSQGDEVKKGQPILEADLKVISAKAPSIVTPVVFTNLKGAGMVTPFKGEVKAGEDGANVVL, encoded by the coding sequence GTGTTAAAGGGATCGTTTGGTAAGCTTCAGCGGATAGGTCAGGCACTGATGTTGCCGGTGGCCATCCTTCCCGCCGCGGGGTTCCTCCTGGCGGTTGGGTTCAGCCTCAAGAGCCCCACGGTGCTGGAGATGGCACCGTTCCTGGCGGGGCCGGGGTGGAGCAAGCTTGCCACCATGATGGCCTCCGCGGGAGGAGTGGTGTTCGATAACCTGGCGCTGCTCTTTGCGGTGGGCGTGGCGGTGGGTTTGGCGGGACTCTCTGGGGTTGCCGCCCTGGCTTCGATCGTGTGCTATCTGGTTATGAACGCCACCATGAGCGCCGTGGGGGGCTTCACGGTGGAGATGGTTCTCAAGGGGGGCAACCCATCTTACGCCCTGGTGATGGGCATACCGACCCTGCAGACCGGCGTTTTTGGCGGCATCCTGTGCGGCCTCGTGGGTGCCTGGTGCTACGAGAGGTTCTACAAGATAGAGCTGCCCCAGTTCCTGGGCTTCTTCGCGGGCAAGAGGTTCGTCCCCATAGCCAGCGCCTTTGCGGGTTTCCTCCTGGGAGTGGCCATGTTCTTCCTGTGGCCCTTCGCCCAGAAGGGGCTTAACAGCTTCTCCAACGCCATAATGGGCTCCGCCATGCCGGTGGCGGTGTTCCTCTTCGGCATGATCAAGCGGCTTCTCATACCCTTTGGGCTCCACCACATCTTCTACGCCCCCTTCTGGTTCGAGTTCGGGGAGTACAAGAACCTGGCGGGGGAGATAATCCGGGGGGACATAAGGATATTCTTCGCCCAGCTTAAGGACGGTGTGCCCCTTACGGCAGGCTTCTTCCTGGGGGGTGAGTTCCCCATAATGATGTTCGGCCTTCCCGCTGCGGCGCTGGCCATGTACCACAACGCCAAGCCGGAGAACAAGAAGATGGTGGCGGGGCTGCTGGCCTCCGCGGCTTTGACCTCCTTCCTCACCGGCATAACCGAGCCCATAGAGTTCGCCTTCCTCTTCGCCTCCCCGCTGCTCTACTTCATCCACGCGGCGCTTGACGGGCTCTCCTTCCTCTTGCTCTACATATTCAAGGTACACCTGGGCTACACCTTCTCCGGCGGTGCCATAGACTTCGTGCTCTTCGGCATCGTGCCCGGCAAGGAGAAGTGGTGGCTCGCGGTGCTTCTGGGGCTTGGCTTCGCCGTGGCCTATTACGTGATCTTCACGTTCTTCATCCGTTTCTTCGACCTCAAGACCCCCGGCAGGGAAGATGTCTCCCTGGACTCCAACAACGGTTCGTCCTCCAAGGCCCCCACGGAGCTTGCCGCCAAGGTCCTGGAGGCCCTGGGAGGAGCGGGGAACCTGGAGAGGCTGGACGCCTGCATAACCAGGCTCAGGATATCCGTCAAGGATCCCAAGGTGGTGGACAAGGAGGCCCTGAAGGCCCTTGGGGCCACCGGGGTTATGCAGGTGGACCGCAACTTCCAGGCCATCTTCGGCACCGCCTCGGAGGCCATCAAGGAGGAGATACTGCACATAGCGGGCCGCAGCGAGGGTCGTAGGGTCAAGGTGGCCTCCCCCATGTCCGGCAAGGTGGTGGACCTGTCGGAGGTGCCGGACAAGACCTTCAGCGAGAGGATGGTGGGTGAGGGCTTTGCGGTGATCCCCACCGACGGACTGGTGGTCTCCCCGGTGGACGGCAAGGTAACCCTGGTGTTCCCCACCATGCACGCCGTGGGCATAACCTCCAACGAGGGCCTGGAGGTGCTGGTTCACGTGGGCATAGACACGGTGAAGCTCAACGGTGAGGGTTTTAAGGCCCTGGTCTCCCAGGGGGATGAGGTTAAGAAGGGACAGCCCATACTGGAGGCGGACCTCAAGGTCATATCCGCCAAGGCGCCGTCCATAGTCACCCCGGTGGTCTTCACCAACCTCAAGGGAGCTGGTATGGTCACCCCCTTCAAGGGAGAGGTCAAGGCCGGGGAGGATGGGGCCAACGTGGTCCTTTAA
- the arcD gene encoding arginine-ornithine antiporter: MSDKKLGLFSLVALVIGSMIGAGVFSLPSDIARNAGPGAIALGWLITGIGMIALALTYQSLANRKPELDGGIYSYAKAGFGDFIGFNSAWGYWLSAWLGNVAFLVLLFEAIAYFIPAFGNKTMAVAGASVILWGIHFLVLRGVRDAAIVNLITTVGKLVPIILFALMAVLGFKADIFNADFWGTGGALDWGKVLEQVRSTMMVTLWVFIGVEGAVVLSGRAEKKSDVGKATVIGLLGTLALYVVISLASLGVMPREELIKLQNPTTAYILERMVGSWGATIINLGLIISLSGATLGWTMLAAEIPYVAAKDKVLPSFFAKENENKAPVNSLWITNGLIQLFLLITLVSESTYQALYTIASAAILVPYLFSALYQLKLSSTGEGYSQDESKSFELLISLVASVYALWLIYAAGLEYLLMCAILYAPGAVFYWKAKRENNAKAFGAVETALLLGLCAAAVTAVYLMAKGVISPL; encoded by the coding sequence ATGTCAGATAAGAAGTTGGGCCTGTTCTCCCTGGTGGCCCTGGTCATAGGCTCCATGATAGGGGCAGGGGTCTTCTCCCTGCCCTCCGACATAGCGCGAAACGCCGGACCCGGGGCCATAGCACTGGGATGGCTCATAACCGGCATAGGGATGATAGCCCTGGCACTTACCTACCAGAGCCTGGCCAACCGCAAGCCCGAGCTGGACGGCGGTATCTACAGCTACGCCAAGGCGGGCTTCGGGGACTTCATCGGCTTCAACTCCGCCTGGGGATACTGGCTCAGCGCCTGGCTTGGCAACGTGGCGTTCCTGGTGCTGCTCTTCGAGGCCATCGCCTACTTCATCCCCGCCTTCGGCAACAAGACCATGGCGGTGGCGGGGGCCTCGGTGATCCTCTGGGGCATCCACTTCCTGGTGCTCCGGGGCGTTAGGGACGCCGCCATAGTGAACCTCATAACCACCGTGGGCAAGCTGGTGCCCATAATCCTCTTCGCTCTGATGGCGGTCTTGGGCTTCAAGGCGGACATCTTCAACGCCGACTTCTGGGGTACCGGCGGCGCCCTGGACTGGGGCAAGGTGCTTGAGCAGGTTCGCAGCACCATGATGGTAACCCTGTGGGTCTTCATCGGCGTGGAGGGGGCGGTGGTGCTCTCCGGAAGGGCGGAGAAGAAGTCCGACGTGGGCAAGGCCACGGTGATAGGGCTCCTTGGCACCCTGGCCCTGTACGTGGTGATCTCCCTGGCATCGCTGGGCGTCATGCCTCGGGAGGAGCTCATCAAGCTGCAAAACCCCACCACCGCCTACATCCTGGAGAGGATGGTGGGCAGCTGGGGCGCCACCATAATCAACCTTGGGCTCATCATATCCCTCTCCGGGGCCACCCTGGGCTGGACCATGCTGGCGGCGGAGATCCCCTACGTGGCCGCCAAGGACAAGGTGCTTCCCTCCTTCTTCGCCAAGGAGAACGAGAACAAGGCCCCGGTGAACTCCCTTTGGATCACCAACGGGCTCATCCAGCTCTTCCTTCTCATAACCCTGGTGTCCGAGAGCACCTACCAGGCGCTTTACACCATAGCCAGCGCCGCCATACTGGTGCCCTACCTCTTCAGCGCCCTGTACCAGCTCAAGCTCTCCTCCACCGGCGAGGGGTACAGCCAGGATGAGTCCAAAAGCTTCGAGCTCCTCATAAGCCTTGTGGCCTCGGTCTACGCCCTGTGGCTAATCTACGCTGCGGGCCTTGAATATCTTCTCATGTGCGCCATCCTCTACGCCCCCGGTGCCGTCTTCTACTGGAAGGCCAAGAGGGAGAACAACGCCAAGGCCTTCGGCGCCGTGGAGACGGCGCTGCTCCTTGGACTTTGCGCCGCCGCGGTGACCGCGGTCTACCTCATGGCCAAGGGTGTCATAAGCCCCCTTTAA
- the arcA gene encoding arginine deiminase, with protein sequence MKPSPLKVTSEIGRLRSVLLHRPGKEVENLTPDLMARLLFDDIPYLKIAQEEHDAFAKVLKDNGAEVLYLEDLAAEALEDKAVRESFIDEYLKEAKIPGDGTREMLREFFLSMDVKAMVAQTMAGVRRTELPREELKFLSLADRLDTDNPLVVDPMPNLYFTRDPFATIGTGITLNHMRTETRNRETLYAKYIFQHHPRFKDCDVPFWYDRTETTSIEGGDELVLSPSVLAIGISERTDAASVEKLARKLFSDERSTYKQVLAFNIPKKRAFMHLDTVFTMVDRDKFTIHPEIEGPLQVFSITPNSSGIHIEEERSTLETILAKALGLDKVTLIRCAGGDPIDAPREQWNDGSNTLAIAPGKVVVYSRNYVTNQILQDHGIVTHIVPSSELSRGRGGPRCMSMPLVREDI encoded by the coding sequence TTGAAGCCCTCACCCCTCAAGGTAACATCGGAAATAGGGCGCCTTCGTTCGGTGCTTCTGCACCGTCCAGGCAAGGAGGTTGAGAACCTCACCCCGGACCTCATGGCCCGTCTGCTCTTCGACGACATCCCCTACCTCAAGATAGCCCAGGAGGAGCACGACGCCTTCGCCAAAGTGCTCAAGGACAACGGCGCGGAGGTGCTGTACCTGGAGGACCTGGCGGCGGAGGCGTTGGAGGACAAGGCGGTAAGGGAGTCCTTCATCGACGAGTACCTCAAGGAAGCCAAGATCCCTGGAGACGGCACCCGGGAGATGCTTCGGGAGTTCTTCCTCTCCATGGATGTGAAGGCCATGGTGGCCCAGACCATGGCGGGGGTGCGACGAACCGAGCTCCCCAGGGAGGAGCTCAAGTTTTTGTCCCTGGCTGACAGGTTGGACACCGACAATCCCCTGGTGGTGGATCCCATGCCCAACCTCTACTTCACCAGGGATCCCTTCGCCACCATCGGCACCGGCATCACCTTGAACCACATGCGCACCGAGACCCGCAACCGGGAGACCCTTTACGCCAAGTACATCTTCCAGCACCACCCCCGTTTCAAGGACTGCGACGTCCCCTTCTGGTACGACAGGACCGAGACCACTTCCATCGAGGGCGGCGACGAGCTGGTATTAAGTCCCTCCGTCCTCGCCATAGGCATATCCGAGAGGACCGACGCCGCTTCCGTGGAGAAGCTGGCGAGGAAGCTCTTCAGCGATGAGCGCAGCACCTACAAGCAGGTGCTTGCCTTCAACATACCTAAGAAGAGGGCGTTCATGCACCTGGACACCGTGTTCACCATGGTGGACCGGGACAAGTTCACCATCCATCCCGAAATCGAGGGCCCGCTGCAGGTGTTCTCCATCACCCCCAACAGCAGCGGCATTCACATAGAGGAGGAGCGCTCCACCCTGGAGACCATCCTTGCCAAGGCCTTGGGGCTTGACAAGGTCACCCTGATCCGCTGCGCCGGCGGCGATCCCATCGACGCCCCCCGGGAGCAGTGGAACGACGGGTCCAACACCCTGGCCATCGCCCCCGGCAAGGTGGTGGTCTACTCCAGGAACTACGTCACCAACCAGATCCTCCAGGACCACGGCATCGTGACCCACATCGTCCCCAGCTCCGAGCTCTCCAGGGGCCGCGGCGGCCCCAGGTGCATGAGCATGCCCCTGGTCAGGGAGGACATATAA